One genomic window of Magnolia sinica isolate HGM2019 chromosome 3, MsV1, whole genome shotgun sequence includes the following:
- the LOC131241176 gene encoding uncharacterized protein LOC131241176, whose translation MMEEKEVSIPCRSFSEERDESIYPMYFGVSCAFVALHLLSTEKRPTTNDGRWTTIADRMLLGSAQLVGLLVWKAQGGEVMDGRSDLLDKLKKSENEVAELKIRRSEDAKANEKVVGIFASQEQSWFCERKRLRQQIQALLDALRNLEVKKEESILNLKEKAEEKELLIQAKVEAMAEEEKKRKELEEKLRMAEEVAEELRETAKKEKQVHSSELCKHKTAFIELVSNQRQLEAEMGRALWQADATKQDLDEVLEQKEESVLLVEKLSMEIIKMQKDAEQKDKILSAMMRKSKLDMAEKQMLLKEVKISKARRKQAELETERWMGRCESRHDKHLRSNLANRSQPWLEMKGLQSFEAGCSQNRRMELQPTDSGLNHKSLLLECSSEAKHGKEVECVAQKRVNNSTLDCLSRYSPEENGEPVITANAEQLEDWVRMETEKYISILEQRHSAEIDAFAEQMRLKDEKLEAYHWRLLSMELESKRLQSHIEGLEENLSQFREENMKLEAFLLNGEAELKSLKEKFSIHAQHFQSGNSTSFLKSQAIVPAWSEVKIIKKKPRDKEQEQTATLTQMALQRERERKHKEVIDIDTMRVTPTSDPLMDNATGGVHNQSVEEFDRSENPIEDQSQDTNLTFQAPEEEVNEEKVVGVDLGHAQEENVENDPQEEAEVVEKSVSAENCVVRKDPSWKMDIHALGVSYKIKRLKQQLLMLEKLATTAAAKKPASKDNVADMPECYEQRKTDDEHGPKMKGFLLVMSLLNKQVKRYQSLEEKADDLCKRMHENNQEGNKRDSSISRTKGHNKTLEHFLEETFQVQRYMVATGQKLVEIQSKISSSFEVSPPDSVHISAGFDTRQFADCIRTLFREIQRGLEVRIARIIGDLEGTLTCEGILQLRN comes from the exons ATGATGGAAGAGAAAGAGGTCTCAATTCCATGTAGGTCTTTTTcagaggagagagatgagagcATCTATCCAATGTATTTCGGTGTTTCCTGTGCGTTTGTTGCTCTTCATCTACTCTCGACTGAGAAAAGACCCACCACCAATGATGGTAGATGGACGACAATCGCAGATAGAATGCTTCTAGGCAGTGCCCAACTTGTAGGATTGCTTGTGTGGAAAGCTCAAGGAGGAGAGGTAATGGACGGGAGGTCCGACCTTCTGGACAAGCTCAAGAAATCGGAGAATGAGGTGGCGGAATTGAAGATAAGGCGAAGTGAAGATGCAAAGGCCAATGAGAAGGTCGTCGGTATCTTTGCCTCGCAGGAGCAGAGCTGGTTTTGTGAAAGGAAGAGGCTTAGACAGCAGATCCAAGCTCTTTTAGATGCCTTGCGCAACCTTGAAGTAAAGAAGGAGGAATCTATTTTGAATTTGAAGGAGAAAGCTGAGGAGAAGGAGCTTCTGATACAGGCTAAAGTTGAGGCAATGgcggaagaagagaagaaaaggaaggagttAGAAGAGAAGCTGCGAATGGCAGAAGAGGTTGCGGAGGAATTGAGGGAAACagcaaagaaagaaaagcaaGTACATTCGTCCGAGCTTTGTAAGCATAAGACAGCCTTCATTGAGCTTGTTTCTAATCAGCGGCAGCTGGAAGCCGAGATGGGACGTGCTCTTTGGCAGGCTGATGCAACGAAGCAAGATCTTGATGAGGTCCTTGAGCAGAAGGAGGAGTCGGTTTTGCTGGTTGAAAAGCTTTCCATGGAGATTATCAAGATGCAGAAGGATGCAGAACAGAAAGATAAAATCCTGTCTGCAATGATGAGGAAATCCAAGTTAGATATGGCAGAGAAACAGATGCTGCTGAAAGAGGTGAAGATATCAAAAGCAAGGAGAAAGCAAGCTGAGCTTGAAACTGAAAGATGGATGGGCCGTTGCGAATCAAGACACGACAAGCATTTGAGAAGTAATTTGGCCAATAGATCCCAACCATGGTTGGAGATGAAAGGATTGCAGTCTTTTGAGGCAGGATGTTCACAGAACCGAAGGATGGAATTGCAGCCTACTGACAGTGGCCTTAACCACAAAAGTCTTCTTCTCGAATGCTCTTCGGAAGCCAAGCATGGGAAGGAGGTTGAATGTGTTGCACAGAAGAGAGTGAATAATTCAACACTCGATTGTTTAAGTCGATACTCACCTGAAGAAAATGGAGAACCTG TGATTACGGCCAATGCTGAACAGCTGGAAGATTGGGTTCGTATGGAAACAGAGAAGTACATATCCATTCTTGAGCAGAGGCACTCAGCTGAAATAGATGCATTCGCAGAACAGATGAGGCTCAAAGACGAGAAGCTGGAGGCTTATCATTGGCGGTTACTGAGCATGGAACTAGAGTCGAAGCGGTTGCAGTCTCATATTGAAGGGCTCGAGGAGAATCTATCCCAATTCAGAGAGGAAAACATGAAACTAGAAGCCTTTTTGTTGAACGGGGAAGCAGAACTAAAATCCTTAAAAGAGAAATTCAGTATCCATGCCCAGCATTTCCAAAGCGGCAACTCAACTTCCTTTCTAAAATCCCAAGCGATAGTTCCTGCATGGTCAGAAGTGAAGATTATAAAGAAAAAACCAAGGGACAAAGAGCAAGAACAAACAGCGACATTGACACAAATGGCATTGCAACGTGAGAGAGAACGAAAGCACAAAGAGGTTATTGATATTGACACCATGAGAGTAACACCAACATCTGATCCATTAATGGACAATGCCACTGGGGGAGTTCACAATCAATCTGTTGAAGAATTTGACAGAAGTGAAAACCCCATTGAAGACCAATCGCAGGATACAAATCTCACCTTCCAAGCTCCTGAAGAAGAGGTCAATGAAGAGAAAGTGGTAGGTGTTGATCTTGGTCATGCTCAAGAAGAAAATGTGGAGAACGATCCCCAAGAAGAGGCTGAGGTTGTTGAAAAATCAGTATCAGCTGAGAACTGTGTGGTTAGGAAGGATCCTTCGTGGAAGATGGACATCCATGCTCTTGGAGTTTCCTACAAGATCAAAAGACTCAAACAGCAACTTCTAATGCTCGAAAAGTTGGCCACAACAGCAGCTGCCAAGAAGCCAGCTAGTAAAGACAATGTAGCTGATATGCCAGAATGCTATGAACAGAGGAAGACTGATGATGAACATGGACCCAAGATGAAGGGTTTCCTTCTGGTGATGTCATTGCTCAATAAACAAGTGAAAAGGTACCAGTCTCTTGAAGAAAAGGCTGACGATTTGTGTAAACGGATG CATGAAAATAATCAGGAGGGGAACAAGAGAGATTCCAGCATCTCCAGGACAAAGGGACACAACAAAACACTTGAACACTTCCTTGAAGAAACGTTTCAGGTTCAACGGTATATGGTTGCAACTGGGCAGAAATTGGTAGAGATACAGTCCAAGATTTCAAGCAGTTTTGAAGTTAGTCCTCCCGACAGTGTCCACATATCTGCGGGCTTTGATACGCGGCAGTTTGCAGATTGCATTAGAACACTCTTCAGAGAAATACAGAGAGGCTTGGAAGTCAGGATAGCTCGGATTATTGGAGATCTTGAAGGGACTCTGACTTGTGAAGGGATTCTTCAGTTGAGAAACTAA